GGAACGGCCGGCGGCGGCGGTAGGTGAACGACGAGATGCCGAAGTCCTCCTCGGGGTGGACGTGGTCGTGGTCGTCGCCGTGGTCGTGCCCTTCGTGCGTATGATCGTGTCCGTCGCTGCCGTGGTCGTGCGCTGCTCCGTCGTGTTCGTCGCCGTCTCGCTCGTCGCCCTCTAACACCTGCTTCCACCCGGCCCGTTCTGCGGCGGCGCCGGGCTCGAACACCCCGAGGCCGAGGACCTCGTCGACGTCGATCTCGCTGTAGGTCGTCGGGTGGATGCGAGCGTCCGGGCGCAGCGTCCGGACGACCTCCTCGACGTGCGCCAGTTCGTCGTCGGTCACGAGGTCGGTCTTGTTCAGGAGGACCACGTCGGCGAACTCGACCTGCTCGACGAGCAGTTCCGACAGCGGCCGGGTCTCCCCGTCGCCGTCGGTCGCGACCGCCTCGGTCGGATCGCCGTCGGGGTCGAAGGTGTCCGCAAAGAGCCGGCTGTCGACGACGGCGACGACGGCGTCGACGCGGTAGCGCGCGGCGGCGGGCGACCCGCCGGTGAACAGCCGCGCGACCGGACCCGGGTCGCTGATGCCCGAGGGCTCGACGACGAGGTGGTCGAAGGACCGCTCCTGTGCCAGCCGGACGACCGCGGTTTCGAGGTCGTCGCGGAGCTCACAGCAGATGCAGCCGTTCGACAGCTCGGTGACGGTCCCGTCGGCGACCGAGAGCTCGGACGCCTCGTCGACGAGGTCGGCGTCGACGTTCAGTTCGCCCATATCGTTCACGAGCACCGCAACGTCGCGGTCGGCGGCGCCCGCCAGCAGCCGATTGAGCAGCGTCGTCTTCCCCGCGCCGAGGCTCCCGGTGAGGATCGTCACCGGCGTCCCGTCCGTCGAAGTCGCCATACGCTCCGTCGGCGACGGCGCCACTTCAACGTGCGGGCGCGGGGCGGCTCACCCCGACCGAAGGCGGGCGGGCCGGCGGTGCGATACGCTTTTGTCGCGGCGTCCGTACCTCGCGCTATGTCGCTGGCCGACCGGATCGAACGCTTCAGAGCGCGCCTCGCCGAGTGGTTCCGAGGGCTCTACCACGGGATGGTCTCCCACCCGGCCTACGAGAAGATCGAAAAGGAGG
This is a stretch of genomic DNA from Halobellus sp. MBLA0158. It encodes these proteins:
- a CDS encoding GTP-binding protein, whose protein sequence is MATSTDGTPVTILTGSLGAGKTTLLNRLLAGAADRDVAVLVNDMGELNVDADLVDEASELSVADGTVTELSNGCICCELRDDLETAVVRLAQERSFDHLVVEPSGISDPGPVARLFTGGSPAAARYRVDAVVAVVDSRLFADTFDPDGDPTEAVATDGDGETRPLSELLVEQVEFADVVLLNKTDLVTDDELAHVEEVVRTLRPDARIHPTTYSEIDVDEVLGLGVFEPGAAAERAGWKQVLEGDERDGDEHDGAAHDHGSDGHDHTHEGHDHGDDHDHVHPEEDFGISSFTYRRRRPFHPERIAAVLADLPSSVIRSKGHLWVAGREDAHLTFSQAGPSAAVKVTGRWIASLPEFEQRSYRNNRSDLGFEWDDEWGDRRTELVFIGQDVDEDSLRARLDEALLTDAEFESGPDAWASLSGLGQFPSEPGGETALAAPTN